A window of the Paenibacillus woosongensis genome harbors these coding sequences:
- a CDS encoding SHOCT-like domain-containing protein, translated as MVNFVKKLAIEERITLEDARLIIEKYNAEWRGI; from the coding sequence TTGGTTAATTTCGTTAAGAAACTTGCCATTGAGGAACGTATTACCTTAGAAGATGCACGACTTATTATCGAGAAATATAATGCAGAGTGGAGAGGGATATAG
- a CDS encoding AbrB/MazE/SpoVT family DNA-binding domain-containing protein has product MGGVAKVDRTTNRSKAMRYSRKIGRMGNSLGVSIPKALAEKLNVGQGDEIEFIENNKGEVVLRKVIPTKLPDHVRPEVLEAFYDIFNEDRDILDDLRDR; this is encoded by the coding sequence TTGGGTGGTGTAGCTAAGGTGGATAGAACTACGAATAGATCAAAGGCTATGAGATATTCACGTAAAATAGGCCGGATGGGAAACAGTTTGGGAGTTAGTATACCAAAGGCTTTAGCAGAAAAGCTTAATGTAGGGCAAGGCGATGAAATTGAATTTATAGAGAATAATAAAGGCGAAGTGGTCCTTAGAAAAGTTATTCCGACAAAGCTGCCAGATCATGTTCGCCCAGAAGTGCTCGAAGCTTTCTATGATATTTTCAACGAGGATCGGGACATCTTAGACGATTTAAGGGACCGGTAA
- a CDS encoding GyrI-like domain-containing protein → MNYEIVHVEEKTVAGLRIRTSNNDPLMSRKIGELWQRFYQDGIYHAIPGKRNDKSIGLYTHYEMDVHGEYDVIVCCEVQGAGDSDAKQSLEEAEIQIETIPAGKYAKFIVQGHMQQAVAEFWTKLCSMELDRKFSCDFEEYQSGGDMDNAEIHIYIALN, encoded by the coding sequence ATGAATTATGAAATAGTACATGTAGAGGAAAAAACAGTCGCAGGACTCCGGATCAGAACCAGTAACAACGATCCCCTTATGAGCCGAAAGATAGGTGAGCTCTGGCAGCGGTTTTATCAGGATGGAATCTATCACGCGATACCTGGCAAAAGGAATGATAAAAGCATTGGCTTATACACCCATTATGAGATGGATGTTCATGGCGAATATGATGTGATCGTATGCTGCGAAGTGCAAGGAGCGGGGGACTCTGATGCCAAACAAAGTTTAGAAGAGGCGGAGATTCAGATCGAAACGATCCCTGCGGGGAAGTATGCAAAATTTATTGTGCAAGGTCATATGCAGCAGGCGGTGGCTGAATTTTGGACGAAGCTGTGTTCGATGGAGCTGGATAGAAAATTCAGCTGCGATTTTGAAGAGTATCAAAGCGGTGGAGACATGGATAACGCCGAAATTCACATTTATATTGCATTGAATTGA
- a CDS encoding (deoxy)nucleoside triphosphate pyrophosphohydrolase — protein MIQVAAAIIENEQGQLLIARRKEGKSQAGLWEFPGGKIEEGESGEECLRRELMEEMNITIEPYEFVGVNDHWYGDVHIRLFAWKAAYQAGTITLADHDEYCWIAKSELGLFEFAEADKVFVRKLSAGGNPDQSSSKA, from the coding sequence ATGATCCAAGTAGCGGCAGCAATCATTGAGAATGAACAAGGGCAACTGCTAATAGCACGCCGAAAAGAAGGGAAGTCCCAAGCGGGGCTGTGGGAATTTCCGGGCGGAAAGATCGAAGAAGGCGAGTCTGGTGAAGAGTGCCTTCGCCGGGAACTCATGGAGGAAATGAATATTACGATTGAACCGTATGAATTTGTTGGCGTCAATGACCACTGGTATGGAGATGTGCATATCCGGCTGTTTGCCTGGAAGGCAGCATATCAGGCCGGGACAATTACATTAGCCGACCATGATGAATACTGCTGGATCGCCAAGAGTGAGCTTGGTTTATTTGAGTTCGCTGAGGCGGATAAGGTGTTTGTCCGGAAGCTTAGTGCGGGAGGAAACCCAGACCAATCATCCAGCAAAGCTTAA
- a CDS encoding EamA family transporter, whose protein sequence is MKMKYLLSVLIGASSYGILSTIVVLAYGQGYQLGEVVGTQLLTGCILAWLLAMYTAWKERSKGKRLGAAAESAADLTAGPAGSMKSEATAKHSPKLIWKHRLLLMLAGMPTAITGLLYYHSLRYIPASLAIVLLFQFTWISVLIQAVSKRKRPNGIMLFTLVLLLGGTLLAAGLMEQKETSFPAIGIALGLLSAVSYTLFILFSGKAIPSVHPAYRSAWMITGGLVLVFILFPPYFLFNGLLWSQLLLFGFLLGLFGAFIPPVLFAVGVPHIGEGMAGILGAAELPVAVLLSSFVLREHVTMLQWGGVIIVLLGVMLPELYKMRARTAGRLT, encoded by the coding sequence ATGAAAATGAAATACCTATTGTCTGTATTAATTGGAGCGAGCAGCTACGGCATATTGTCGACGATTGTTGTACTCGCATATGGCCAAGGATATCAGCTTGGCGAAGTGGTGGGCACACAGTTGTTGACGGGATGCATCTTGGCGTGGCTGCTGGCCATGTATACGGCCTGGAAAGAACGCAGCAAGGGCAAGCGTTTGGGGGCAGCAGCGGAGTCGGCAGCAGATTTGACAGCAGGTCCAGCAGGTTCAATGAAATCGGAAGCAACGGCAAAACATTCGCCGAAGCTGATCTGGAAGCATAGATTGCTGCTGATGCTGGCTGGGATGCCTACTGCGATCACGGGATTGCTCTACTATCATTCGCTGCGCTATATTCCGGCTTCGCTGGCGATTGTGCTGCTGTTTCAATTCACTTGGATCAGTGTTTTAATTCAAGCGGTTAGCAAGCGGAAGCGCCCAAATGGAATTATGCTGTTTACTTTGGTATTGCTGCTCGGAGGTACGCTGCTCGCTGCTGGACTTATGGAGCAGAAGGAGACAAGTTTCCCCGCGATTGGCATTGCGCTGGGACTATTATCGGCTGTCAGCTACACCCTGTTTATTCTATTTAGCGGTAAAGCGATACCGTCGGTTCACCCGGCTTACCGCAGCGCTTGGATGATTACCGGCGGGCTGGTGCTTGTGTTCATCTTGTTTCCGCCGTACTTTTTGTTTAACGGCTTATTGTGGAGCCAACTGCTCCTGTTCGGCTTCCTGCTTGGCTTGTTTGGAGCCTTTATCCCTCCAGTGCTATTCGCGGTCGGCGTGCCTCACATCGGCGAGGGAATGGCGGGCATACTCGGAGCTGCCGAACTTCCGGTGGCCGTGCTGCTCTCCTCGTTCGTTCTTCGCGAGCACGTGACAATGCTGCAATGGGGCGGGGTCATCATCGTGCTGCTTGGGGTCATGCTGCCGGAACTCTATAAAATGCGAGCAAGAACCGCAGGGCGGTTAACTTAG
- a CDS encoding helix-turn-helix transcriptional regulator, whose protein sequence is MQINRLLEIVYILLDKKQVTAKQLAEQFEVSQRTIYRDIDTLSAAGIPVYTSKGKGGGIRLLDQFVLGKSMLSDKEQVDILSSLQGLNALNVPDVEPVLSKLAAIFNKESTSWIDVDFSRWGSDASEQEKFNLLKTAILNRNVVAFDYYSSYGVKTERIAEPVKLIFKGQGWYIYGFCRLKNDFRMFKVTRIKNLACSQETFSREKLGEVWSYPSNINHRTVKLVLKMESSMAYRVYDEFDQNGITKLPDGSFIVEVTYVEDEWVYGYILSYGAAAEVIEPEHVRNIIKQKLEASLRKYS, encoded by the coding sequence ATGCAAATAAACAGGCTGCTTGAAATTGTTTATATTTTATTGGATAAAAAGCAGGTAACCGCCAAGCAATTGGCCGAGCAGTTCGAAGTATCGCAGCGGACGATTTACCGCGATATAGATACATTGAGTGCGGCGGGAATCCCCGTATATACGAGTAAGGGGAAGGGCGGAGGTATTCGTCTGCTTGATCAGTTTGTGCTGGGCAAATCGATGCTGTCAGACAAGGAACAGGTGGACATCCTCTCTTCGCTTCAAGGCTTGAATGCCCTGAATGTTCCAGATGTGGAGCCCGTGCTGAGTAAGCTCGCAGCCATATTCAACAAAGAGTCCACCAGCTGGATTGATGTCGATTTCTCCCGGTGGGGCTCTGATGCTTCGGAGCAGGAGAAGTTCAACTTATTGAAAACGGCGATTTTAAACAGAAATGTAGTGGCCTTTGATTATTATAGTTCCTATGGAGTAAAAACCGAGAGAATCGCAGAGCCTGTAAAGCTGATTTTTAAAGGGCAAGGCTGGTATATTTATGGATTTTGCAGGTTGAAAAATGACTTCAGAATGTTCAAGGTGACCCGAATCAAAAATCTGGCTTGCTCTCAAGAAACATTTAGCAGAGAGAAGCTGGGGGAAGTCTGGAGTTATCCCTCCAATATAAATCATAGAACGGTAAAGCTTGTTTTAAAAATGGAGTCCAGCATGGCTTATAGGGTCTATGACGAATTTGACCAGAATGGAATAACTAAACTTCCGGACGGAAGCTTTATTGTAGAGGTTACTTATGTCGAGGATGAGTGGGTGTACGGGTACATTTTGTCTTACGGTGCTGCTGCTGAGGTGATAGAACCGGAGCATGTCCGGAATATTATAAAGCAAAAGCTGGAGGCGAGTTTAAGAAAATATTCATGA
- a CDS encoding polyprenyl synthetase family protein encodes MNEVITIQANTGYKRAEQKALEYYASLQMRAMNHTYVQTLTTDIQRWKKSHVPRFWHSWLPRGSKTPDALGYHQYISWLNRSGKLDGYLDRSISYIYMRDLGKTLDSPDTLARIERTAADVKRYLLRYTSTKQGDPPEFMNMAGLYRWAQKENIEDAVIWLIEKLNRVSTHIPQGMDAEHAQRKLMKIIIGVVLHVMDEMNDSLPADERSKRLDEAIRLGYSYGLTYPFIDDLLDSEILNTGEKEQYSRMIRTALLTGSVPESGEWDGENRDFIQYVYSELREAFEYIRNSQSPKTINIFFEQAYVFFHAQHLDRVKELSHPAYTNEELYLPVILKSSSSRLIVRSVIGAPEDEGFEQRTFYYGIYNQLADDFADMFDDMKAGAVTPYTYYLQHSKQRPDLMNPYELYWTVISYLIHDVYRSDARTRDIILNRAINGLKRFKDRLGEAKYNETMSIFTSGNPEFNRLIQRMVQQADDVDFLDKLLRDQIITVLRNSRKEKDSFIDTIHSVRREINQQLQIPKAGEMPPVTNSLIDAANYSLQGDGKRLRPILTWVMGVNEYGLEPAAIMPLLKSLEYMHTASLIFDDLPSQDNAPTRRGRPTLHQVHNSATAELTGLYLIQKAVEEQSSLSGFEATAVLALMRYSSQKAGEICMGQAMDLEARGQLLTLEQLNTICFYKTGIAFEACLVMPAILAQVNEAEIASLKKYAYHAGIAFQIKDDLLDSEGEISLLGKPVRQDIENNSSTFVTLLGHDGARRAMWEHYCRAVEALNDIPRNNVFLKHLLHYMVSRDK; translated from the coding sequence ATGAATGAGGTAATTACAATTCAAGCCAATACAGGGTATAAAAGGGCTGAGCAGAAGGCACTTGAGTATTACGCATCTCTGCAAATGCGGGCTATGAATCATACGTATGTTCAAACATTGACAACTGATATTCAACGGTGGAAAAAGAGCCATGTTCCCCGCTTCTGGCATTCCTGGCTTCCACGCGGCAGCAAGACGCCTGATGCACTGGGCTATCATCAATATATCAGCTGGCTGAATCGCTCCGGCAAATTGGACGGCTATCTGGATCGAAGCATTTCTTATATTTACATGCGTGACTTGGGCAAAACCCTCGATTCTCCAGATACCCTGGCTCGCATAGAGCGTACAGCAGCGGATGTTAAAAGATACCTGCTTCGCTACACCAGTACCAAACAGGGAGACCCTCCAGAATTCATGAATATGGCCGGACTATACCGATGGGCGCAGAAGGAGAACATAGAGGACGCCGTTATCTGGCTAATCGAAAAACTGAACCGCGTATCCACCCATATCCCTCAGGGAATGGATGCGGAGCATGCCCAGAGAAAACTGATGAAAATCATCATCGGCGTCGTGCTTCATGTCATGGATGAGATGAACGATAGCCTGCCGGCTGATGAGCGCTCGAAACGGCTTGATGAGGCGATCCGCCTCGGTTACTCCTATGGACTGACCTATCCTTTTATTGACGATCTCCTTGATTCAGAAATTCTAAATACCGGGGAGAAGGAACAATATTCCCGCATGATCAGAACTGCACTGCTTACCGGCTCTGTTCCGGAATCCGGAGAGTGGGACGGCGAGAACAGGGACTTCATCCAGTATGTATATTCAGAGCTTCGGGAAGCTTTTGAATATATTAGAAACTCCCAGTCGCCGAAAACCATCAATATCTTTTTTGAGCAAGCCTATGTATTTTTCCATGCTCAGCATCTGGACCGTGTCAAGGAGCTGTCCCATCCTGCCTACACCAACGAGGAGCTGTACCTGCCTGTTATTCTGAAATCCTCTTCTTCCCGATTGATTGTCCGCTCCGTCATTGGCGCACCCGAGGATGAAGGCTTCGAGCAGCGGACGTTCTACTACGGGATCTACAACCAGCTCGCTGATGATTTTGCGGATATGTTCGATGATATGAAGGCCGGTGCCGTGACGCCCTACACCTATTATTTGCAGCACAGCAAGCAGCGTCCGGACCTGATGAATCCGTATGAATTGTACTGGACGGTCATTTCCTATTTGATCCACGACGTGTATCGTTCAGATGCCAGAACACGGGACATTATCCTGAATCGTGCCATCAACGGATTAAAACGCTTCAAGGATCGCCTTGGGGAAGCGAAATACAACGAAACCATGAGCATCTTTACCTCGGGAAATCCGGAATTCAACCGGCTCATCCAGCGTATGGTTCAGCAAGCGGACGATGTGGACTTTCTTGACAAGCTGCTTCGGGATCAAATCATCACTGTACTGAGAAACAGCCGCAAAGAGAAGGATAGCTTCATCGATACGATTCATTCTGTCCGCCGCGAGATCAATCAACAATTGCAAATTCCTAAAGCGGGAGAAATGCCGCCCGTCACAAATTCGCTAATTGATGCCGCGAACTATAGTCTTCAAGGAGACGGCAAACGTCTTCGGCCTATTTTAACGTGGGTCATGGGGGTTAATGAATATGGCCTGGAGCCCGCGGCGATCATGCCGCTGCTGAAATCATTGGAGTATATGCATACAGCCTCTTTGATTTTCGACGATCTGCCCTCACAGGACAATGCGCCTACCCGCCGGGGACGCCCGACTCTTCATCAGGTTCATAATAGCGCCACCGCGGAGCTGACGGGGCTGTATCTGATTCAGAAAGCCGTTGAAGAGCAGTCCTCCCTGAGCGGTTTTGAGGCCACGGCCGTACTCGCCTTGATGCGATATTCATCCCAAAAGGCCGGCGAAATCTGCATGGGTCAGGCCATGGATTTAGAAGCCAGGGGACAATTGTTAACCCTTGAGCAGTTGAATACGATATGCTTCTACAAAACAGGGATCGCCTTTGAAGCTTGCCTGGTGATGCCTGCCATTCTGGCTCAAGTCAACGAGGCGGAAATAGCATCATTAAAGAAATATGCCTACCATGCAGGCATCGCCTTCCAGATTAAGGATGACTTGCTGGATTCGGAAGGTGAAATCAGCTTATTGGGAAAGCCTGTTCGTCAGGACATTGAAAACAATAGTTCGACCTTTGTAACCCTTCTAGGTCATGATGGTGCCCGAAGGGCGATGTGGGAGCACTATTGCCGGGCCGTGGAAGCATTGAACGATATACCCCGGAACAACGTTTTTCTTAAGCACTTATTACATTATATGGTGAGCAGAGATAAATAA
- a CDS encoding type II toxin-antitoxin system death-on-curing family toxin: protein MVKYLTKEEVVAGHYFMMKQMEDLEQAGVKDYSLLESAIHRPGQTVFHEDAYPSLFDKAAELVDSLAKNHCFHNGNKRTAYLSVKTFLLINGYHLKMERSFAVNFMVDIVTGKYSLEDIAHIFGEHCIQGFRSTTRKCPRSSGRMTAF from the coding sequence ATGGTAAAGTATTTAACCAAGGAAGAAGTCGTTGCCGGGCATTATTTTATGATGAAGCAGATGGAGGATTTGGAGCAAGCAGGGGTTAAAGATTATTCTTTGCTTGAGTCAGCGATCCATCGACCGGGGCAAACCGTATTTCATGAGGATGCTTACCCGTCATTGTTTGATAAAGCAGCTGAACTGGTCGATTCTTTAGCTAAAAATCATTGCTTCCACAACGGCAATAAGCGCACTGCTTATTTGTCTGTTAAGACCTTTCTGCTTATAAATGGTTATCATTTGAAAATGGAGAGAAGCTTTGCAGTTAACTTCATGGTTGATATCGTAACCGGAAAGTACTCCCTTGAAGATATTGCACATATTTTTGGTGAGCATTGTATTCAGGGATTTCGGTCAACTACGCGGAAATGCCCTCGGTCGTCCGGAAGAATGACCGCATTCTGA
- a CDS encoding sigma-70 family RNA polymerase sigma factor produces MNAVRYVKKAKKGNKEALLQLILAEKDDYYRLALTYMGNSHDAMDAMEDMIVRLYENIGQLKKEEAFYSWSRTILANSCKALLRKRQKLVPLDDAAMNGKLTEDLALALPSDPYRHSDQQMDIRQMLLHLNEQQQEAIQLKYWHDLDYQTIADMMGVPIGTVKSRIFQGLKKMRELYGGETDG; encoded by the coding sequence ATGAATGCGGTTCGATACGTAAAAAAAGCAAAAAAGGGCAACAAAGAAGCGCTGCTCCAACTGATCCTGGCCGAGAAAGACGACTATTACAGACTCGCGTTGACCTACATGGGGAATTCCCATGACGCGATGGATGCCATGGAGGATATGATCGTCAGATTGTACGAGAACATCGGCCAGCTCAAAAAGGAGGAAGCCTTCTACAGCTGGAGCCGAACCATTCTGGCCAACAGCTGCAAAGCCTTGCTTCGCAAGCGCCAGAAGCTGGTGCCGCTGGATGATGCGGCCATGAACGGCAAGCTGACAGAAGACCTGGCCCTTGCCCTTCCTAGCGATCCTTATCGGCACAGTGATCAGCAAATGGATATCCGGCAAATGCTGCTCCATTTAAATGAACAGCAGCAGGAAGCGATCCAATTGAAATATTGGCATGATCTCGATTACCAGACGATTGCGGATATGATGGGCGTGCCGATCGGGACGGTGAAATCGCGTATTTTTCAAGGATTAAAAAAAATGAGAGAGCTCTATGGGGGTGAAACGGATGGATAA